Proteins from a genomic interval of Rhodococcus rhodochrous:
- a CDS encoding amphi-Trp domain-containing protein produces the protein MPKLEIKQKAELSRKQASERLIALGRALATGSEVELDSGGDTISLVVADRLEWELEIEVDGDQVEIEVEFSWRDAPSDSSQADADEEEDEEADTTEGSDEDSDEDEDEGEDEDEPQQTEPRRRAPVKKTARRGRPRKRAAD, from the coding sequence GTGCCGAAGCTGGAGATCAAGCAGAAGGCCGAACTTTCCCGCAAGCAGGCGTCCGAGCGGTTGATCGCACTCGGCCGCGCCTTGGCGACGGGATCCGAAGTGGAACTGGACTCGGGCGGTGACACCATTTCGCTCGTCGTCGCCGACCGACTCGAATGGGAACTCGAGATCGAGGTGGACGGCGACCAGGTCGAAATTGAAGTCGAATTCAGTTGGCGCGACGCCCCATCCGACAGTTCACAAGCCGATGCGGACGAGGAGGAGGACGAGGAAGCGGACACCACCGAAGGTTCGGATGAGGACTCGGATGAGGATGAGGATGAGGGCGAGGACGAGGACGAGCCTCAGCAAACCGAGCCGCGACGGAGAGCCCCGGTCAAGAAGACGGCGCGGCGTGGTCGGCCGCGTAAGCGCGCCGCCGACTGA
- a CDS encoding NAD-dependent epimerase/dehydratase family protein, with protein sequence MGSSGFLGGAVLDALLNMGVACTSIARRPLASSRPAMRVVAADLLDVESLTDALAGVDVIVHAASYTGSDTARCEEVNALGTENLVTAAADHGIEHIVYLSTIGVYGPGPHRNVVEEELFPNPVTALSASRLTAENHVREHGGLVLRSGFVHGPGDRWFLPGLAHLVAALGVWIDDGIARQSVISRGDVGRLTAAIAAWPLRTAWRGGMRHLAHPNAVTVRELVHTAAAEGLLTPPIDSVDFEEALRIGRERGLSARHIDLIGHDHHYVSTRVWADTALDPSPEAFIPHSP encoded by the coding sequence GTGGGTTCGAGCGGTTTCCTCGGCGGGGCGGTGCTCGACGCTCTGCTGAACATGGGGGTGGCATGCACGTCGATAGCGCGCCGTCCGCTCGCATCCTCGAGACCGGCGATGCGGGTGGTGGCGGCAGATTTACTCGATGTGGAATCGTTGACCGACGCGCTGGCCGGTGTCGACGTGATTGTGCATGCGGCCTCGTATACGGGCTCCGACACAGCCCGATGTGAGGAGGTCAACGCTCTCGGTACCGAGAATCTGGTGACGGCCGCTGCCGACCACGGTATCGAGCACATCGTGTATCTGAGCACCATCGGTGTCTATGGGCCCGGACCGCACCGGAACGTCGTCGAGGAAGAGCTTTTTCCGAATCCGGTCACTGCGCTGAGCGCCAGTCGGCTGACCGCCGAAAATCATGTACGTGAACATGGCGGTCTGGTGCTGCGTTCCGGATTTGTGCACGGACCCGGCGACCGCTGGTTCCTGCCGGGTTTGGCGCACCTCGTTGCGGCTCTCGGGGTGTGGATCGACGACGGCATCGCACGGCAATCGGTGATTTCGCGCGGGGACGTCGGCAGACTTACCGCCGCGATTGCGGCGTGGCCTCTACGCACTGCGTGGCGTGGGGGCATGCGTCATCTCGCTCATCCGAACGCGGTGACCGTCCGCGAGCTCGTTCACACCGCCGCCGCAGAAGGACTTCTCACCCCACCGATCGACTCCGTCGACTTCGAAGAGGCACTGCGGATAGGTCGGGAGCGGGGACTGTCCGCACGTCATATCGATCTGATCGGGCACGATCACCACTACGTCAGCACCCGAGTCTGGGCTGATACTGCACTCGATCCCTCGCCGGAGGCCTTTATTCCCCACTCACCGTAG
- a CDS encoding adenylate/guanylate cyclase domain-containing protein has product MRAFARAGLLNGLTGAARRSRIAVLHQLVDHGVSMTELGRATSAGQLAYLVFDDALAPRGEMYTLEQIAQQTGVRSADVERWFRSMGRGVSTTEAADYSEDDLRLARLLTEYRALGSDDATLFAFARVVGRNASMFADVSRPFLEKQLEVYRERPEAALTLAQDLRQFAAVQSRLLSQAVTTRLRQHLSHQVRISGTDRPSPDVYDVAVCFADLVGFTPLGEQLSPTELGGLADRLDSLTTDLVEEPVRFVKTIGDAVMLISPDPTALAQAAVRLVNSAQHQGLPPLHVGIAWGAVVHSAGDWVGQSLNRASRIVAVAEPLEILADSETMSRLDASLLEVDFAGSYQLKGFSGEQELYRVRSATNER; this is encoded by the coding sequence GTGCGTGCGTTCGCTCGGGCCGGACTGTTGAACGGCTTGACCGGGGCAGCCAGACGTTCCCGGATCGCGGTCCTGCACCAACTTGTCGATCATGGAGTGAGCATGACCGAGTTGGGTCGGGCGACCAGCGCCGGTCAATTGGCCTATCTGGTGTTCGATGATGCGTTGGCGCCGCGCGGGGAGATGTACACCTTGGAACAGATTGCGCAGCAGACCGGCGTTCGGTCGGCCGATGTGGAGCGATGGTTTCGTTCGATGGGTCGGGGTGTGTCCACGACGGAGGCGGCAGATTACAGTGAAGATGATCTGCGTCTGGCGCGGTTGTTGACGGAGTACCGTGCGCTCGGGAGTGACGATGCCACCTTGTTTGCGTTTGCTCGGGTGGTCGGCAGAAATGCCTCGATGTTCGCAGATGTCAGCAGGCCGTTTCTGGAGAAGCAGTTGGAGGTGTATCGGGAGCGGCCCGAGGCTGCTCTGACGCTTGCTCAGGACCTGAGGCAGTTCGCTGCCGTTCAGTCCCGCCTGCTCAGTCAGGCTGTGACGACGCGGCTTCGTCAGCATCTCAGCCATCAGGTCCGTATCAGCGGGACCGATCGCCCTTCGCCGGACGTCTACGACGTGGCCGTGTGTTTCGCGGATCTCGTCGGATTCACCCCGTTGGGTGAACAGCTCTCGCCGACCGAGCTCGGAGGCTTGGCCGACCGGTTGGACAGTCTTACCACCGATCTGGTGGAGGAACCGGTTCGGTTCGTGAAAACGATCGGTGACGCGGTCATGTTGATCTCGCCCGATCCGACCGCGCTTGCTCAGGCGGCTGTGCGACTTGTGAATTCAGCTCAGCACCAGGGACTTCCGCCGCTTCATGTCGGCATCGCATGGGGTGCGGTAGTGCACAGTGCGGGTGACTGGGTGGGGCAATCATTGAATCGCGCCAGCAGGATCGTTGCGGTTGCGGAGCCACTGGAGATACTGGCCGACAGCGAGACGATGAGTCGTCTGGATGCATCCCTCTTGGAGGTCGATTTCGCGGGGTCGTACCAGCTGAAGGGGTTCAGCGGTGAGCAGGAGCTCTACCGTGTGCGATCTGCGACGAACGAACGTTGA
- a CDS encoding ScbR family autoregulator-binding transcription factor yields the protein MAKQARAVETRQQIVAAAAATFDRLGFDGASLGAIVDASSGLTKGALYFHFKSKDELAHAVVEQQHAISIAAVGAIAATQASALEQIVMLCHEMGRQIVEDPIVRAGIRLTLEFSAGAEPNQPGPYQDWIEACRHLVETAIDEGDLLPTIAPPDLARFVISAFTGVQMVSNVLDRRIDLEQRIDQMLQFLFNGILTSDCRPDSDRIRHARWSNTHQPA from the coding sequence GTGGCCAAACAAGCTCGGGCAGTAGAGACCCGGCAGCAGATCGTGGCAGCAGCGGCCGCTACGTTCGATCGGCTGGGATTCGACGGTGCCAGCCTCGGGGCGATCGTCGACGCGAGCAGTGGGCTCACCAAAGGTGCCCTGTACTTCCACTTCAAATCGAAGGACGAACTCGCACACGCCGTCGTAGAACAACAACACGCCATCTCCATCGCCGCAGTCGGCGCGATCGCCGCCACACAGGCCTCGGCGCTCGAGCAGATCGTGATGCTCTGCCACGAGATGGGACGGCAGATCGTCGAGGATCCGATCGTCCGCGCCGGCATCCGGTTGACCCTCGAATTCAGCGCCGGCGCCGAACCGAACCAACCGGGACCGTACCAGGACTGGATCGAAGCCTGCCGGCACCTCGTCGAGACCGCGATCGACGAGGGCGACCTCCTCCCCACAATCGCCCCCCCCGACCTGGCACGGTTCGTCATCTCTGCGTTCACCGGGGTCCAGATGGTCTCGAATGTCCTCGATCGGCGCATCGATCTCGAACAACGCATCGACCAGATGCTTCAGTTCCTGTTCAACGGCATCCTGACCTCCGACTGCCGCCCAGACAGCGACAGGATCCGCCACGCCCGCTGGAGCAACACACACCAACCGGCCTGA
- a CDS encoding MHYT domain-containing protein — translation MLLLGGSERAARVDTVGHAAAERECSGVPYARKTMTHEIHHFDLGLWVLFVAYGTSIAGSYVGLSCVRQAHTRPSRTARWAWLLLGALSLGGVGIWITHFIAMMGFSVPGSLIRYDPVLTALSAAVAVAATLFGLWLIDIRALSAGPLGRAIALSVGGVVMGLAVSLMHYSGRAAIRISGTLTHDSLFVMVSILIGIGASTAALWLARRAARLATRVLGAVIMGGAVAALHYTGMAGLHVDMSTEAPVPDGVPIMTLLLAAFAVGTLVLSAPLILLVFASRAGEAHLDEAVEQWVTDRHGDPATSWRHLDGEAGVRQGRRGGHYRFPTAPPRMRSTPSYSEDRH, via the coding sequence ATGCTGCTCCTCGGGGGGTCCGAAAGAGCAGCACGCGTCGATACGGTGGGGCACGCCGCTGCCGAGCGCGAGTGCTCGGGCGTGCCGTATGCAAGGAAAACGATGACGCACGAAATACATCATTTCGATTTGGGTCTGTGGGTGCTCTTCGTCGCCTACGGGACATCGATTGCCGGGTCCTATGTCGGGCTGTCCTGCGTCCGGCAGGCCCACACCCGTCCCTCACGGACGGCTCGGTGGGCGTGGTTGTTGTTGGGTGCGTTGTCCCTCGGAGGCGTCGGTATCTGGATTACGCATTTCATTGCCATGATGGGCTTCTCAGTGCCCGGTTCGTTGATCCGTTACGATCCCGTATTGACGGCGCTGTCCGCGGCAGTGGCAGTAGCTGCAACTTTGTTCGGGTTGTGGCTCATCGATATTCGGGCCTTGTCGGCGGGCCCCCTCGGACGTGCAATCGCATTGTCCGTAGGCGGAGTAGTGATGGGACTGGCGGTCAGTCTGATGCACTACAGCGGTAGGGCCGCGATCCGGATCAGTGGCACACTCACCCATGATTCGCTCTTCGTCATGGTCTCGATACTCATCGGCATCGGCGCTTCCACAGCTGCATTGTGGCTGGCCCGCAGAGCTGCACGGCTTGCCACGCGCGTGCTGGGAGCGGTGATCATGGGCGGTGCCGTGGCAGCGTTGCATTACACCGGCATGGCCGGTCTGCACGTCGACATGTCCACGGAAGCACCGGTTCCTGACGGTGTGCCGATCATGACGCTGCTGCTCGCTGCCTTCGCCGTTGGCACGCTCGTGCTCAGCGCACCGTTGATTCTGTTGGTGTTCGCCTCACGAGCTGGCGAAGCGCACCTCGATGAGGCGGTCGAGCAGTGGGTGACCGATCGTCACGGTGACCCCGCTACGTCGTGGAGACATCTCGACGGAGAGGCCGGTGTTCGTCAAGGGCGGCGGGGTGGGCACTACCGCTTCCCCACCGCGCCACCGCGGATGCGCAGCACGCCCTCGTACTCCGAGGATCGCCACTAG
- a CDS encoding LGFP repeat-containing protein: MGEIRNKWNELGGSQGALGYPVSDEIDVDGVKVSTFERGSIYFEDGVVSVR, encoded by the coding sequence GTGGGGGAGATTCGCAACAAGTGGAACGAGCTCGGCGGTAGCCAGGGCGCATTGGGCTACCCGGTCAGTGATGAGATCGACGTCGACGGGGTGAAGGTGAGTACGTTCGAGCGCGGCTCGATCTACTTCGAAGACGGTGTCGTGAGCGTCCGCTGA
- a CDS encoding HugZ family pyridoxamine 5'-phosphate oxidase, with product MTNSDHGNPGDAPTVPPPLTEIVNATRPSAAEEARTVAASTNTGTLATLTKDGDPWASFVTYGLVGGSPVLCVSHMAEHGRNLARDPRASIAIVAPAPQSDPLASTRITLAGYVERPEGEELAAAREAHLAAVPAARVYIDFSDFSLWILRVQRVRWVGGYGRMDSATAEDYAEALPDPVTPSAARAIAHLNDDHADSLLAMARKLGGFADATAATCVGADRYGLDLDVTTPRGRAMTRAGYLSPLDSADELRAATVALARMAQSP from the coding sequence ATGACGAACTCGGATCATGGAAACCCCGGCGACGCCCCCACGGTGCCGCCGCCACTGACAGAGATCGTGAACGCGACACGCCCTTCTGCCGCCGAAGAAGCACGGACGGTCGCAGCCTCGACGAACACCGGCACTCTCGCGACCCTCACCAAGGACGGAGATCCCTGGGCTTCTTTCGTGACGTACGGACTGGTCGGAGGCTCTCCGGTGTTGTGCGTGTCGCACATGGCAGAGCACGGCCGTAATCTTGCGCGCGATCCACGCGCGAGCATCGCGATCGTAGCTCCTGCCCCGCAGTCCGACCCGCTCGCCAGCACCCGCATCACCCTCGCGGGATATGTCGAGCGGCCCGAGGGCGAGGAGTTGGCCGCGGCACGGGAAGCGCACCTGGCCGCTGTCCCCGCGGCACGCGTGTACATCGATTTCAGCGACTTCTCGCTCTGGATTCTGCGGGTGCAGCGCGTGCGCTGGGTCGGGGGGTACGGGCGGATGGATTCGGCCACCGCCGAGGACTACGCCGAAGCGCTGCCGGATCCGGTTACCCCGTCGGCCGCTCGTGCGATCGCACATCTCAACGACGATCACGCCGATTCGTTGCTGGCAATGGCCCGGAAGCTCGGCGGATTCGCGGATGCCACAGCAGCAACCTGTGTCGGAGCCGACCGCTACGGCCTGGACCTCGATGTCACCACGCCGCGCGGTCGAGCCATGACGCGCGCCGGTTATCTGTCGCCACTCGATTCGGCCGACGAATTACGAGCAGCAACAGTCGCTTTGGCTCGCATGGCACAATCACCGTAA
- a CDS encoding ScbA/BarX family gamma-butyrolactone biosynthesis protein: protein MEVVNGSSGSGDDVAVLSFESTVPRRHVHRQAVSEVFLTDCVRGPGPDRFVLGAQWPRLHGFYRSRSGRYDPMLLAETLRQCVIYLAHTRYRVSLAQRFVMQEIDISAEFERLVIGAGAAEVAVTAVVSDVRRRGSQVTALSAALEFAIAGRCVGSGRGRTVVLAAEEYDIVRWGEGGPRALGSVPRGVPVDPAVIGVPVVGDVVVGATVRPGRWRVLPDLSHPVLFDHPSDHLPGMLVLEAARQAARAELGDPEGDPVSMSVQFHQFVELDVPAEMVVSGLEEGSAGAHVVLEQQGRAMATATLRWAARATRVPGPGCGG from the coding sequence ATGGAGGTAGTGAACGGTTCGTCCGGTTCGGGGGATGATGTCGCGGTGTTGTCGTTCGAGTCGACGGTCCCGCGCAGGCATGTCCACCGCCAGGCGGTATCCGAGGTCTTCCTCACCGATTGCGTTCGCGGTCCCGGACCGGACCGGTTCGTTCTGGGTGCGCAGTGGCCGCGTCTGCACGGTTTTTATCGCAGCCGGTCCGGTCGTTACGACCCGATGCTGCTCGCAGAGACGCTGCGGCAATGCGTGATCTATCTGGCACACACCCGGTATCGGGTCTCTCTCGCTCAACGGTTCGTGATGCAGGAGATCGACATCAGCGCCGAGTTCGAGCGCCTGGTGATCGGTGCCGGTGCCGCCGAGGTCGCCGTCACTGCGGTGGTATCGGATGTGCGACGTCGTGGCTCGCAGGTCACCGCCTTGAGCGCCGCACTCGAGTTCGCGATCGCCGGCCGCTGTGTCGGGTCCGGAAGGGGCCGAACCGTGGTTCTCGCGGCCGAGGAGTACGACATCGTTCGTTGGGGTGAGGGCGGGCCACGTGCGCTCGGCTCTGTACCGAGGGGAGTGCCGGTCGATCCGGCCGTGATCGGGGTGCCGGTCGTCGGGGATGTGGTGGTGGGTGCGACGGTACGGCCGGGTCGCTGGCGAGTGCTGCCGGACCTGTCGCATCCGGTGTTGTTCGACCATCCGTCCGATCACTTGCCGGGCATGCTCGTCCTCGAGGCTGCCCGTCAGGCGGCACGAGCGGAGCTCGGGGACCCGGAGGGGGATCCGGTGTCGATGAGCGTGCAGTTTCACCAATTCGTCGAACTCGACGTTCCGGCGGAGATGGTGGTCTCGGGACTCGAAGAGGGGAGCGCAGGTGCCCATGTCGTGCTCGAGCAGCAGGGGAGGGCAATGGCTACCGCCACGCTGAGGTGGGCCGCTCGTGCAACTCGTGTGCCGGGACCGGGATGCGGCGGGTAG
- a CDS encoding DUF7662 domain-containing protein, producing MCTGDFRRGWCGARSYRRPQPSRVGIWWSGDRPQVDAWRAAGFTLSELQLGETVTFSRAVTDKNARLVVEVPSRAELKTVTERSEQAADVDLVLITCEVEAGRAGGGEGSVHLAVVHRYRLRVHQGLCLAAPAAVIRGQCSDRA from the coding sequence ATGTGCACTGGCGATTTTCGGCGTGGTTGGTGCGGTGCTCGGAGCTACCGGCGTCCTCAGCCGTCTCGAGTGGGCATCTGGTGGTCGGGAGACCGGCCCCAAGTCGACGCGTGGCGAGCGGCCGGCTTCACCCTCAGTGAGCTTCAGTTGGGGGAGACGGTCACCTTCTCTCGCGCCGTCACGGATAAGAACGCGCGACTTGTGGTCGAGGTGCCCAGCAGAGCGGAACTGAAGACGGTGACCGAACGCTCGGAGCAAGCCGCTGATGTCGATCTGGTGCTGATCACCTGTGAAGTCGAAGCCGGACGTGCCGGCGGCGGCGAAGGATCTGTACATCTCGCCGTGGTTCACCGCTATCGTCTGCGTGTTCACCAGGGGCTGTGCCTGGCGGCACCTGCCGCCGTCATTCGGGGGCAGTGCTCCGATCGCGCATAG
- a CDS encoding acyclic terpene utilization AtuA family protein, producing MREMLEGGELDYVTGDYLAELTMLILGRDRLKNPDLGYAKTFLRQAEDCMGLALDKGVRIVANAGGLNPSGLAAALRTVADRLGLSPRIAHVEGDDLLARIDEFGFDADPRPLTANAYLGAWGIARCLDAGADIVVTGRVTDASVIVGPAAAHFGWAPDDFDALAGAVVAGHVIECGTQATGGNYAFFTELDDLVRPGFPIAEIEADGAATITKHPGTGGAVTVGTVTAQLLYEVTGGRYANPDVTARIDTAMLSREAPDRVRITGVKGEPPLPTLKVCLNALAGFYNEVVFVLTGLDIDAKAQLVRSQMESDLPRRPAELEWTLARTDHADADTEETASALLRCTARDPDPDVVGRAFTSTAVEFALASYPGFFVTAPPGPGAAYGVYTAEYVEATRVPHIAVLPDGTRVDIPAAATTRALEPLPDPNVPAPLSPGQTRRVLLGTIAGARSGDKGGDANIGVWVRSDDEWQWLANTLTVDTLKELLPEIEPLSVTRHLLPNLRAVNFVIEGILGRGVASRARFDPQAKGLGEWLRARYIDIPTVLLEKHS from the coding sequence ATGCGCGAGATGCTCGAAGGCGGCGAACTCGACTATGTGACCGGCGACTACCTCGCCGAACTGACGATGCTCATCCTCGGTCGCGACCGTCTGAAGAATCCCGATCTCGGCTACGCCAAGACGTTCCTGCGGCAGGCCGAGGACTGCATGGGTCTTGCCCTCGACAAGGGGGTGCGGATCGTCGCGAACGCCGGTGGTCTCAATCCTTCGGGTCTGGCCGCGGCGCTGCGCACGGTTGCGGATCGGCTCGGTCTGTCCCCGCGCATCGCCCACGTCGAAGGCGACGATCTCCTCGCTCGCATCGACGAGTTCGGTTTCGACGCCGACCCGCGCCCGCTGACCGCCAACGCGTATCTCGGTGCATGGGGCATCGCGCGGTGCCTCGACGCCGGCGCCGACATCGTCGTGACCGGACGCGTCACCGACGCATCGGTGATCGTCGGTCCCGCCGCCGCCCACTTCGGTTGGGCTCCCGATGACTTCGATGCACTCGCGGGTGCTGTTGTCGCCGGGCACGTCATCGAATGCGGTACCCAGGCGACCGGCGGAAACTATGCGTTCTTCACCGAACTCGACGACCTCGTCCGCCCCGGATTCCCCATTGCCGAGATCGAGGCCGATGGCGCGGCGACGATCACGAAGCACCCGGGCACCGGAGGAGCCGTCACCGTCGGCACGGTCACCGCACAACTGCTGTACGAGGTGACGGGCGGGCGCTACGCGAACCCCGACGTCACCGCGCGCATCGACACCGCCATGCTGAGCCGGGAAGCACCCGATCGTGTCCGCATCACCGGCGTGAAGGGCGAGCCGCCCCTACCGACCCTGAAGGTGTGCCTCAACGCGCTCGCCGGGTTCTACAACGAGGTCGTCTTCGTCCTCACCGGACTCGACATCGACGCGAAGGCCCAGTTGGTGCGATCTCAGATGGAATCGGACTTGCCGAGACGGCCTGCCGAACTCGAATGGACTCTCGCCCGCACCGACCATGCCGATGCCGACACGGAGGAAACCGCGAGCGCTCTGCTGCGCTGCACTGCGCGCGATCCCGACCCCGACGTCGTCGGACGTGCATTCACCTCCACGGCCGTCGAGTTCGCCCTTGCAAGCTATCCCGGGTTCTTCGTCACCGCTCCGCCCGGCCCGGGCGCCGCCTACGGTGTCTACACGGCCGAGTACGTCGAGGCGACCCGCGTGCCGCACATTGCAGTGTTGCCCGACGGCACCCGCGTCGACATCCCGGCCGCGGCGACCACCCGGGCCCTCGAACCGTTGCCGGACCCGAATGTGCCCGCGCCGCTGTCGCCCGGACAGACTCGTCGCGTTCTGCTCGGCACGATCGCCGGTGCCCGAAGCGGCGACAAGGGCGGTGACGCCAATATCGGGGTGTGGGTCCGATCCGACGACGAATGGCAGTGGCTTGCAAACACTCTCACCGTCGACACACTGAAGGAACTGCTCCCCGAAATCGAACCTTTGTCCGTCACGCGTCATCTGCTTCCGAATCTGCGGGCGGTGAACTTCGTGATCGAGGGAATTCTCGGTCGTGGCGTCGCCTCCCGTGCCCGCTTCGACCCGCAGGCCAAGGGCCTCGGTGAATGGTTGCGCGCCCGATACATCGACATCCCCACCGTCCTGTTGGAGAAGCATTCGTGA
- a CDS encoding MFS transporter, whose translation MTIVVLSLCGMVSALQFTLVIPLLPEFPGLLDISTSNSSWLVTATLLTAAVSTPVVARMADMYGKRRMLSVALGAMIVGSVICAMEVSFLTMIAGRALQGFGASLIAVGISLLRDKLPPERIGSAVALMSATMGIGSALGLPLAGVLTDWLGWHSIFWFSAVIGTVLVVALLVVVEESPVRTPGRFDAVGALVLSAALVCLLLPISKGNTWGWGQPLTLGLFASSVLLFAIWTPLELRVNEPLVDLRTSAQRPVLMTNLASIFAGTAMFVNMLVTVQVLQQPSVSGTGFDLGVSAAGLAMVPSGLAMVAMSPLSGWLLGRWGGRLVLLSGAALMALAYAGRLVYAESVTAVVIGSTLVGIGTALAFAAMPTLIMSSVPITKTASANGLNSLVRSVGTSLASTLVAVIMATHQVEIAGNFYATDTAFQLVLGLGALAAATCAAVAALIPRDRRTHRELELARAQGQEKHEAVVRGQIRLARSDNNARGMMLVSVLDMHGEQLDWSRADNDGRYAVVLPGPGTYVVVANTLGWAPSATVIDFAGGEIVQDITLDDELTVSGTVTCDGRLAPGALVALSEAMGKHIDSTHCDDRGRYSFQLPPTGRYVLIAYDAPTGRAHARKVSLTIESEVVDIAIPLAGTNRSADRRDSDAVAVLPWEAPATHT comes from the coding sequence ATGACGATTGTGGTGCTGTCACTGTGCGGCATGGTCTCAGCGTTGCAGTTCACCCTGGTCATTCCGCTGCTGCCGGAGTTCCCCGGGCTACTGGACATCTCCACCTCGAACTCCTCGTGGCTGGTCACCGCCACCCTGCTCACCGCCGCCGTGAGTACCCCGGTCGTGGCCCGGATGGCCGACATGTACGGCAAGCGACGGATGTTGTCGGTCGCATTGGGGGCGATGATCGTCGGCTCGGTGATCTGCGCCATGGAGGTCTCCTTCCTGACGATGATCGCCGGGAGAGCGCTGCAGGGCTTCGGTGCCTCGCTGATCGCAGTGGGGATCAGCCTGCTGCGCGACAAGCTCCCACCAGAGCGCATCGGCAGTGCGGTAGCGTTGATGAGCGCGACGATGGGCATCGGTTCGGCGCTCGGGCTCCCCCTGGCGGGCGTGTTGACCGACTGGCTGGGTTGGCACTCGATCTTCTGGTTCAGCGCCGTCATCGGAACGGTGCTGGTCGTGGCGTTGCTCGTGGTGGTCGAGGAGTCACCGGTGCGCACACCGGGCCGCTTCGACGCAGTCGGGGCGCTGGTGCTCTCGGCGGCACTGGTATGCCTGCTGCTGCCGATCTCCAAGGGCAACACCTGGGGATGGGGCCAGCCGCTGACCCTCGGCCTGTTTGCCTCCTCGGTGCTGCTGTTCGCAATCTGGACGCCGCTGGAGCTGCGCGTCAACGAGCCCCTGGTCGACCTGCGCACCAGTGCGCAACGACCGGTGCTGATGACCAACCTCGCCTCCATCTTCGCCGGGACAGCGATGTTCGTGAACATGCTGGTCACCGTCCAGGTTCTCCAGCAGCCCAGTGTCAGCGGCACCGGGTTCGACCTGGGCGTCAGCGCTGCCGGTCTGGCGATGGTGCCCTCGGGGTTGGCGATGGTGGCCATGTCACCGCTGTCCGGGTGGTTGCTGGGCCGATGGGGCGGCCGCCTGGTGCTCCTGTCCGGCGCGGCACTCATGGCACTGGCCTACGCCGGCCGCCTCGTCTACGCCGAGTCCGTGACCGCGGTCGTGATCGGCTCGACCCTGGTCGGAATCGGCACCGCGCTGGCCTTCGCCGCGATGCCGACACTGATCATGTCCTCGGTACCGATCACCAAGACCGCATCGGCCAACGGCCTGAACTCACTGGTGCGCTCGGTCGGCACCTCGTTGGCCAGCACCCTGGTCGCGGTCATCATGGCGACCCACCAGGTCGAGATCGCCGGTAACTTCTACGCCACCGACACGGCATTCCAGCTCGTACTCGGCCTCGGCGCCCTGGCAGCAGCGACCTGTGCCGCGGTGGCGGCCCTGATCCCCAGAGACCGCCGCACCCACCGCGAACTGGAACTCGCCCGCGCCCAAGGCCAGGAGAAACACGAAGCGGTCGTGCGGGGCCAGATCCGGCTGGCCCGCTCCGACAACAACGCCCGCGGGATGATGCTGGTATCAGTGCTCGACATGCACGGCGAACAGCTGGACTGGAGCCGGGCCGACAACGACGGCCGCTATGCGGTGGTGCTGCCCGGCCCGGGCACCTACGTGGTGGTCGCGAACACCCTCGGCTGGGCACCGTCCGCCACCGTGATCGACTTCGCCGGCGGCGAGATCGTCCAGGACATCACCCTCGACGACGAACTCACCGTCTCCGGCACCGTCACCTGCGACGGCCGACTCGCCCCCGGCGCACTGGTTGCGCTCAGCGAGGCGATGGGAAAACATATCGACTCCACCCACTGCGACGACCGCGGCCGCTACTCCTTCCAGCTGCCTCCGACCGGTCGCTATGTATTGATCGCGTACGACGCCCCCACCGGGCGCGCCCACGCCCGCAAAGTGTCGTTGACCATCGAGTCCGAGGTCGTCGACATCGCCATCCCACTCGCCGGCACCAACCGGTCGGCTGACCGTCGTGACTCCGACGCTGTCGCGGTGTTGCCCTGGGAGGCACCGGCAACGCACACATGA
- a CDS encoding ester cyclase, with product MIGVGGFTRERKTAPPSARGTGPDAFYELALRLRAAFEDLRYEIHHAVTEWNLVTVNSTMHGHHTAPIAFYTEDGKIVERWANRDDLTLAKQLGWVPPTPAYLIRMARAERHAQRIRRRVAGESEMSRHTTDRAIPSMRFSHR from the coding sequence GTGATCGGCGTCGGCGGGTTCACCCGAGAGCGCAAAACCGCGCCGCCCTCGGCGCGCGGCACCGGGCCCGACGCCTTCTACGAACTCGCGCTCAGGTTGCGCGCCGCATTCGAAGATCTGAGGTACGAGATCCACCACGCCGTTACCGAGTGGAATCTCGTCACGGTGAACTCGACGATGCACGGACACCACACCGCACCGATCGCCTTCTACACCGAAGACGGCAAGATCGTCGAGCGTTGGGCGAACCGGGACGACCTGACGCTCGCCAAGCAACTCGGGTGGGTCCCGCCGACGCCGGCCTATCTGATTCGGATGGCGCGCGCCGAGCGCCACGCCCAGCGCATCCGCCGCCGGGTAGCGGGGGAATCCGAGATGTCGAGGCACACGACCGACCGCGCAATACCGTCGATGCGGTTCTCGCACCGCTGA